The following nucleotide sequence is from Nitrospira sp..
CGCTGCTCAAGAAGATTCACGGCGCACTCGCGCCGGGCGGCCGGGTCATGACGTTGGAGTTCGTGCCCAACGAAGATCGGGTCACCCCGCCGCCGGTGGCCGAGTTCAGCCTCATCATGCTGGCCACCACCCCCGAGGGTGATGCCTACACCTTTCGAGAATATGAGCGGATGTTCGCCGAGGCCGGATTCGCGCGCACCGAACGGCATCCCGTCGCCGGGTCCATTGAACAGGTGCTGGTCTCGTACCGGAACTAGGGGTTTCCGCAGGTCTCCTGCCTTGGCGTTTCGTTGTCTAATCAAGCCCACAGGCAACGGAACCATTCGGAAAGGAGGCCGTCATGTTTCTGAAGTGGGCTGCCATTTTCTTCGTCATCGCCATGGCTGCCGGGGCGATGGGATTCGGCGGCGTCGCGCAAGGCGCCGCGGAGATTGCGCAGATCCTGTTCTACATCTTCTTGGCGATCTGCGGAGCGTTTTTGGTGGCGGGCATCCTCATCGCGGA
It contains:
- a CDS encoding DUF1328 domain-containing protein, with product MFLKWAAIFFVIAMAAGAMGFGGVAQGAAEIAQILFYIFLAICGAFLVAGILIAEKLTS